One Hallerella porci genomic window carries:
- a CDS encoding GTP-binding protein yields MAKEKFERTKPHCNIGTIGHVDHGKTTLTAA; encoded by the coding sequence ATGGCAAAAGAGAAGTTTGAAAGAACCAAGCCGCACTGCAACATCGGTACGATTGGTCACGTTGACCATGGTAAAACGACCTTGACAGCTGCAAT